Proteins encoded within one genomic window of Desulfonatronum thiodismutans:
- a CDS encoding RelA/SpoT family protein — protein MIRIHEILDKVSGYMSPEDMNLIQKAYVFSAAAHAGQTRLSGEPYLFHPLEVANSLAEMKLDKASIAAGLLHDTVEDTKVTIKEVAAEFGNDVAKIVAGTTKISKMSFHSKEEAQAENIRKMILAMADDIRVLMVKLADRLHNMRTLEFQKNIKQRLIAKETLDIYAPLANRLGLYRVKVQLEDLSLRYLKPDIYQQIASGVQQHQSVGQEYIGKVISMIDELLAANKISGRVRGRIKHIYSIYHKMLQQGLNLDQVYDLIAFRTIVGSIKDCYAVLGLVHSLWKPVPGRFKDYISMPKKNMYQSLHTTVFGPDGERIEIQIRTEDMNRLAEYGVAAHWQYKEGGKGKDKDADRFSWLRQILDWQQDLENPREFMASLRIDLFQDEVYVFTPRGDVKELPEGATPVDFAYLVHTEVGNHCTGARVNGRLVPLSTPLHNGDTVEIITDSGRHPSKDWLKFVKTAKAKARIKHWVRTEERDRSIAFAREILEKEGRKVGVNMAKAMKDGRFDKVVEELSFKTPEDLLTAVGYARLTPRQVLNRMLPTEQKTPETEERPAQRAEPAKSTKSKGISIKGVDDILVQFAKCCNPLPGDPIVGFISRGRGAIVHTMDCPNVGHLEPERMLDVYWEGDQSKPFPAKIRIICKNIPGVLGEISTLMAGEGVNIDSGSFHSRPDGKTEMLFQVEVRDSAQLYGVIETISKLDSVVEVIRLTEK, from the coding sequence ATGATCCGTATTCACGAAATTCTGGACAAAGTCTCCGGGTACATGTCTCCGGAAGACATGAACCTGATCCAAAAAGCCTATGTCTTTTCCGCCGCGGCCCATGCCGGGCAGACCCGGCTCTCCGGTGAGCCGTATCTTTTCCATCCCCTGGAGGTGGCCAATTCCCTGGCCGAAATGAAGCTGGACAAGGCGTCCATCGCCGCCGGTCTGCTCCACGACACCGTGGAGGACACCAAGGTCACCATCAAGGAGGTCGCCGCGGAATTTGGCAACGACGTGGCCAAAATCGTCGCCGGGACCACCAAGATCAGCAAGATGAGCTTTCATTCCAAGGAGGAGGCCCAGGCCGAAAATATCCGCAAGATGATCCTGGCCATGGCCGACGACATCCGGGTGCTGATGGTCAAGCTGGCGGATCGCTTGCACAACATGCGCACCCTGGAGTTTCAGAAAAACATCAAGCAGCGCCTGATTGCCAAGGAGACGCTGGATATTTACGCCCCGCTGGCCAACCGGCTCGGGCTGTACCGGGTCAAGGTCCAGTTGGAGGATTTGAGCCTGCGTTATCTTAAGCCGGACATATACCAACAAATCGCCAGCGGCGTCCAGCAGCATCAAAGCGTCGGTCAGGAGTACATCGGCAAGGTCATTTCCATGATCGACGAGTTGCTTGCGGCCAACAAGATTTCCGGGCGGGTCAGAGGGCGGATCAAGCACATCTACAGCATCTATCATAAGATGCTGCAACAAGGGCTGAATCTGGATCAGGTTTACGACCTGATCGCCTTTCGGACCATCGTCGGTTCCATCAAGGACTGCTACGCCGTGCTGGGGCTGGTTCACTCCTTGTGGAAGCCCGTGCCCGGACGGTTCAAAGACTATATCTCCATGCCCAAGAAGAACATGTATCAGAGCCTGCACACTACGGTGTTCGGGCCGGATGGAGAGCGCATCGAGATCCAGATCCGCACCGAGGACATGAACCGGCTGGCTGAATACGGGGTGGCCGCGCATTGGCAGTACAAGGAGGGGGGGAAAGGCAAGGACAAGGACGCGGACCGCTTTTCCTGGCTGCGCCAGATTCTGGATTGGCAGCAGGACCTGGAAAACCCGCGTGAGTTCATGGCTTCCTTGCGTATCGACCTGTTCCAGGACGAGGTCTACGTGTTTACGCCCCGGGGCGACGTCAAGGAACTTCCGGAAGGCGCGACACCGGTGGATTTTGCCTATCTGGTGCATACCGAGGTGGGCAATCACTGTACCGGAGCCCGGGTCAACGGGCGGCTGGTCCCTTTGTCCACCCCGCTGCATAACGGCGACACCGTGGAGATCATTACCGATTCCGGCCGCCATCCCAGCAAGGACTGGCTGAAATTCGTCAAGACCGCCAAGGCCAAGGCCCGGATCAAGCATTGGGTGCGCACCGAGGAACGGGACCGCAGCATCGCCTTTGCCCGCGAAATACTGGAGAAGGAAGGCCGCAAGGTGGGCGTGAACATGGCCAAGGCCATGAAGGACGGCCGGTTCGACAAGGTCGTGGAGGAGCTGTCCTTTAAGACTCCGGAAGACCTCTTGACAGCGGTGGGGTATGCCCGGCTTACCCCCAGACAGGTCCTTAACCGGATGCTGCCTACGGAGCAGAAAACGCCCGAAACAGAGGAGCGTCCCGCTCAGCGGGCGGAACCGGCTAAGTCGACGAAGTCCAAGGGCATCAGCATCAAGGGCGTGGACGACATCCTGGTCCAGTTCGCCAAGTGCTGCAACCCGCTGCCCGGCGACCCCATCGTGGGCTTCATCAGTCGAGGCCGAGGGGCCATCGTGCATACGATGGATTGTCCCAACGTGGGCCACCTGGAGCCGGAGCGGATGCTGGACGTGTACTGGGAAGGGGATCAGAGCAAGCCGTTCCCGGCCAAGATCCGGATCATCTGCAAGAACATTCCAGGCGTCTTGGGCGAAATCAGCACACTTATGGCCGGGGAGGGCGTGAACATCGATTCCGGCTCCTTCCATTCCAGGCCGGACGGTAAGACGGAAATGCTGTTCCAGGTTGAAGTGCGTGATTCTGCGCAACTTTACGGGGTCATCGAGACGATCAGCAAGCTGGATTCGGTGGTCGAGGTGATTCGGCTCACGGAAAAGTGA
- a CDS encoding DEAD/DEAH box helicase → MVKGEEAEVLQAAKRFIQENVPEYIASGAQALIAVEGDYKVSLKKIDDHWDVSGQFQTDDFQVYNAELGINLNDPNASFFCNCPDSFSGVCRHVAATALHLVASLQSDNQEDMPKPRTEWRKTFRQFFAMEVEPEPGKQYFIMRFYPEPKRLQVAFFRARQNKSGISQVTVPVTLEQLIRNPEWSELSPELPQIAERIGQHLEYFGHRVDIPQGLLTWFLWGIKNEYYLRWEDTDQPVRVESKTLRLQVRPHLSEDGLNFDLLLGREGKIPFSITGQELYFYGQFPLWVCWRQQFLPVQTGLDPRLVQDLVEEQPIVPHGDIAEFLDRVWTKIPSSDLIGQEDFLERMQPIFVPATHDPKLFLDEEGSFLTLQIQNTYMTEHGEITLDAPNPDLQTGSYQHGGKAYLMRRDQEKEAALISKLVSMNFQTRSPDIWFLEPEEAITFLLDAYPGMVQEYRMFGEQSLNRYKVRLADPEVVAILETQDDKAEDKWFNLDISVDYDGERVPIEKIWKAWTQGKRYVQLKDGSYTRLPESWLKSLGHRLETLGIDPDKPLKRKFKQFEAPVLDKILEDIPGASTDDFWQDLRMKIHDFESVEQIEAPKELQADLRPYQLQGLSYLNFLRKYGFGGILADEMGLGKTVQTLAFIQHMISNKHEGPNLIVVPTSVLPNWDREAKKFLPNLRRLLIYGINREPLFKQIPESDLVITTYALLRRDMDELMKHEFNSVILDEAQNIKNPNTITARSVRRLNARFRLCLSGTPIENNLLELWSLFEFLMPGFLGSQHAFHSGFVRPIKDGDEESLEQLRMRVKPFILRRKKADVAKDLPPKVENVYYCALEDEQMELYSAVARKLKDQVLKNIDEQGMAKSQMSILDALLKLRQICCHPRLLRLDMPGVSTNISSGKFEAFKDLTTGIVEDGHKVLVFSQFVQMLHIIRGWLQTTDIPFTYLDGSSKDRFEQVDKFNNDESIRLFLISLKAGGTGLNLTSADYVIHYDPWWNPAVESQAIDRTHRIGQTKQVFAYKMICENTVEEKILKLQDQKRNVAESIIPGQDVWKNITRNDLEMLLDV, encoded by the coding sequence ATGGTTAAAGGTGAAGAAGCAGAGGTGCTGCAAGCCGCGAAACGGTTTATCCAGGAAAACGTCCCTGAGTACATTGCATCCGGCGCACAGGCGTTGATCGCGGTGGAAGGGGACTACAAGGTTTCCTTGAAAAAAATCGACGACCACTGGGACGTCTCCGGTCAGTTCCAGACGGACGACTTCCAGGTCTACAACGCGGAACTGGGCATCAACCTCAACGACCCCAACGCCAGTTTTTTCTGCAACTGCCCGGATTCGTTTTCCGGCGTTTGTCGGCATGTGGCCGCCACGGCCTTGCATCTTGTAGCCTCTTTGCAAAGCGACAATCAAGAGGACATGCCCAAGCCCCGGACCGAGTGGCGCAAGACGTTTCGCCAGTTTTTCGCCATGGAGGTGGAGCCCGAACCGGGCAAGCAGTACTTCATCATGCGCTTCTATCCTGAACCCAAGCGCCTGCAGGTGGCCTTTTTCCGGGCCAGACAAAACAAATCCGGCATCTCCCAGGTCACGGTCCCTGTCACCCTGGAACAGCTGATCCGCAACCCGGAATGGTCCGAACTCTCTCCGGAACTGCCTCAAATCGCGGAACGCATCGGGCAGCATCTGGAATACTTCGGCCATCGGGTGGATATTCCCCAAGGCCTGCTGACCTGGTTTCTCTGGGGGATCAAAAACGAATACTATCTGCGCTGGGAGGACACGGACCAGCCGGTGCGCGTGGAAAGCAAAACCCTGCGCCTGCAAGTCCGTCCCCATCTTTCCGAGGACGGCCTGAACTTCGACCTGCTGCTGGGCCGGGAAGGAAAAATTCCGTTCTCCATCACGGGCCAGGAGCTCTACTTCTACGGTCAGTTTCCCCTCTGGGTCTGCTGGCGGCAGCAGTTCTTGCCCGTCCAGACCGGTCTTGACCCGCGGCTGGTTCAGGATCTCGTGGAAGAGCAGCCCATTGTCCCGCATGGGGACATCGCCGAATTCCTGGACCGGGTCTGGACCAAGATCCCCTCCTCGGACCTTATCGGTCAGGAAGATTTCCTGGAACGGATGCAGCCGATCTTCGTCCCGGCCACCCACGACCCGAAGCTCTTCCTGGACGAAGAGGGCAGCTTCCTGACCTTGCAAATCCAGAACACCTACATGACGGAGCACGGCGAGATCACTCTGGACGCTCCGAATCCGGACCTGCAGACCGGAAGCTACCAGCACGGAGGCAAAGCCTACCTCATGCGCCGGGACCAGGAAAAGGAAGCCGCGCTGATCAGCAAGCTGGTCTCCATGAATTTTCAGACCCGCAGTCCGGATATCTGGTTTCTGGAGCCGGAAGAGGCCATCACCTTTCTCCTGGACGCCTATCCCGGGATGGTCCAGGAATACCGGATGTTCGGAGAGCAGAGCCTGAACCGCTACAAGGTCCGGCTGGCCGATCCCGAGGTGGTCGCCATTCTGGAAACCCAGGACGACAAGGCCGAGGACAAGTGGTTCAACCTGGACATCTCCGTGGATTACGACGGCGAACGAGTGCCCATCGAGAAGATCTGGAAGGCCTGGACCCAGGGCAAGCGCTATGTCCAGCTCAAGGACGGCTCCTACACCCGCCTGCCCGAGTCCTGGCTGAAGAGCCTGGGGCATCGCCTGGAAACCCTGGGCATTGATCCGGACAAGCCGCTCAAACGCAAGTTCAAGCAGTTTGAGGCTCCGGTTCTGGACAAAATTCTGGAGGACATCCCGGGCGCGTCCACGGACGATTTCTGGCAAGATCTGCGGATGAAAATCCACGATTTCGAATCCGTGGAACAGATCGAGGCCCCCAAGGAGCTGCAGGCCGACTTACGGCCTTATCAGCTCCAAGGGCTGAGCTACCTGAACTTTCTGCGCAAGTACGGCTTCGGCGGAATTCTGGCCGACGAGATGGGACTGGGCAAGACCGTGCAGACCCTGGCCTTCATCCAGCACATGATCTCCAACAAGCATGAAGGCCCGAACCTGATCGTCGTCCCCACCTCGGTGCTGCCCAACTGGGATCGAGAAGCCAAAAAGTTTCTGCCCAATCTGCGGCGGCTGTTGATCTACGGCATCAATCGGGAACCGCTGTTCAAGCAGATCCCGGAATCCGACCTGGTCATCACTACCTACGCCCTGCTGCGCCGGGACATGGACGAGCTGATGAAGCACGAGTTCAACAGCGTCATTCTGGACGAAGCCCAGAACATCAAGAATCCGAACACGATCACCGCCCGGTCCGTGCGCCGGCTCAACGCCCGGTTCCGGCTCTGTCTCTCGGGCACGCCCATCGAGAACAACCTGCTGGAGCTGTGGTCCCTGTTTGAATTCCTGATGCCCGGATTTCTCGGCTCCCAGCACGCCTTCCACAGCGGATTCGTCCGGCCGATCAAGGACGGGGACGAAGAGTCCCTGGAACAGCTCAGAATGCGGGTCAAACCGTTCATCCTGCGCCGCAAGAAGGCCGATGTGGCCAAGGATCTGCCGCCCAAGGTGGAGAACGTCTACTACTGCGCCCTGGAAGACGAACAAATGGAACTGTACTCGGCCGTGGCCAGGAAGCTCAAGGATCAGGTGCTCAAGAACATCGACGAACAGGGCATGGCCAAGAGCCAGATGTCCATCCTTGACGCTCTGCTCAAACTGCGCCAGATCTGCTGCCACCCGCGGCTGTTGCGTCTGGACATGCCCGGGGTGAGCACGAACATCAGCTCCGGCAAGTTCGAAGCCTTCAAAGACCTGACTACGGGCATCGTGGAGGACGGCCACAAGGTGCTGGTCTTTTCCCAGTTCGTGCAAATGCTGCACATCATTCGCGGCTGGCTACAGACCACGGACATCCCGTTCACCTATCTGGACGGCTCCAGTAAGGACCGCTTCGAGCAGGTGGACAAGTTCAACAACGACGAATCCATCCGCCTGTTCCTGATCTCCCTCAAGGCCGGCGGCACGGGCCTGAACCTGACCTCCGCGGACTACGTCATCCACTACGACCCCTGGTGGAACCCGGCCGTGGAAAGCCAGGCCATCGACCGCACCCACCGCATCGGCCAGACCAAGCAGGTCTTTGCTTACAAGATGATCTGCGAGAACACGGTGGAGGAAAAAATCCTCAAATTGCAGGACCAGAAACGCAACGTGGCCGAATCCATCATCCCCGGCCAGGACGTCTGGAAGAACATCACCCGCAATGATCTGGAGATGCTGCTGGACGTGTAG
- a CDS encoding mechanosensitive ion channel family protein — protein sequence MQELHELVNDFLEIDWWGLGTSLTVIVVALAFGLMLHAVLFHLLRKAAPDHSDKMLALIPRHMAAPSRLLFPLLVLTVVAPTLVMPGELLETFRHFLSMAFIMAVAWSLIRFTALLQDLVLRRFQINIRDNLKARKMHTQLGILRRILIFVISVIAVSSMLMTLENVRQIGVSLLASAGVIGIIAGFAAQRSIATLFAGIQVALTQPIRLDDVVIVEGEWGRIEEITLTYVVIRIWDQRRLIVPITYFMERPFQNWTRVSADILGTVFLYVDYTVPVQEVRRELQRILEDSPGWDGRVAGLQVTDAKESTVELRALMSAEDAGAAWDLRCHVREKLLEFIQRDYPQALPRVRAEVETGGKA from the coding sequence ATGCAGGAACTTCACGAACTGGTGAACGATTTTTTGGAAATCGACTGGTGGGGACTGGGGACGTCTCTGACGGTGATCGTGGTGGCCCTGGCGTTCGGTTTGATGCTGCACGCAGTGCTGTTTCACCTCTTGCGTAAGGCTGCTCCGGATCATTCAGACAAAATGCTGGCCCTGATTCCCCGGCACATGGCCGCGCCCTCCCGGCTGCTTTTCCCGCTGCTGGTCCTGACAGTGGTCGCGCCGACCCTGGTCATGCCCGGGGAACTGCTGGAGACCTTTCGGCACTTTCTGAGCATGGCCTTCATCATGGCCGTGGCCTGGTCCCTGATCCGTTTCACGGCCTTGCTGCAAGACCTGGTGCTGCGCCGGTTTCAGATCAACATCCGGGACAATCTAAAAGCCCGCAAGATGCACACGCAGCTGGGGATTTTGCGGCGGATTTTGATTTTCGTCATTTCCGTGATCGCCGTCTCCTCCATGCTGATGACCCTGGAAAACGTTCGCCAGATCGGGGTCAGTCTGCTGGCCTCGGCCGGGGTGATCGGCATCATTGCCGGTTTCGCGGCCCAACGCAGCATCGCCACCCTGTTTGCCGGAATCCAGGTGGCCCTGACCCAGCCCATCAGACTGGACGACGTGGTCATCGTGGAAGGGGAGTGGGGGCGAATCGAGGAGATCACCCTGACCTACGTGGTGATTCGGATCTGGGATCAGCGCCGACTGATCGTGCCCATCACCTATTTCATGGAGCGGCCCTTCCAGAACTGGACACGGGTTTCAGCGGACATCCTGGGCACGGTGTTCCTTTACGTGGATTACACCGTGCCGGTGCAGGAGGTGCGCCGGGAGCTGCAACGGATTCTGGAGGACAGCCCGGGCTGGGACGGACGGGTGGCCGGACTGCAAGTCACCGACGCAAAGGAGAGCACCGTGGAACTGCGCGCCCTGATGAGCGCCGAGGACGCCGGCGCGGCCTGGGATCTGCGCTGCCATGTCCGCGAGAAACTGCTGGAGTTCATTCAGCGCGATTATCCCCAGGCCTTGCCCAGGGTCCGGGCCGAAGTGGAAACAGGGGGCAAAGCATGA
- a CDS encoding YkgJ family cysteine cluster protein, with the protein MDVQPVYPEKRLSFPEAEAKLTWLALLLDAHSIVDQGVERELVGQAKAEGRKLACRKGCANCCRIHAAVPVYPLEMAGMAWYCTEETTGEVREALISRLESFQEGQPCPFLVDDACAVHALRPMACRQFNVFDTPCAEDEDPFYNRRQDVLTPSDAFKNKAFWVTLPFYGIVDERDKEIAIKENHIHRQVRVLQQCNWKELAKKMRQFDEQRQG; encoded by the coding sequence ATGGACGTGCAACCTGTTTATCCCGAAAAACGGCTCAGCTTTCCCGAAGCCGAAGCCAAACTGACCTGGCTGGCCCTGCTTTTGGACGCCCATTCCATCGTGGATCAGGGAGTGGAACGGGAGCTTGTCGGGCAGGCCAAGGCCGAAGGACGTAAATTGGCCTGCCGCAAGGGCTGCGCCAACTGTTGCCGGATTCATGCCGCGGTCCCGGTCTATCCATTGGAAATGGCCGGCATGGCCTGGTACTGTACTGAGGAAACGACGGGCGAGGTCCGTGAGGCGCTGATCAGCCGGTTGGAGAGCTTTCAGGAAGGGCAACCGTGTCCGTTCCTGGTCGACGACGCCTGCGCCGTTCACGCCCTGCGCCCCATGGCCTGCAGGCAGTTCAACGTGTTTGACACGCCCTGCGCCGAGGACGAAGACCCGTTCTACAACCGCCGCCAGGACGTGCTCACCCCATCGGATGCCTTCAAGAACAAGGCATTCTGGGTGACGCTGCCGTTTTACGGCATTGTGGATGAAAGGGACAAGGAAATCGCGATCAAGGAAAACCATATCCATCGTCAGGTCCGGGTGCTTCAACAGTGCAACTGGAAGGAGCTGGCCAAAAAAATGCGCCAGTTCGACGAGCAGCGGCAAGGTTGA
- a CDS encoding sodium:solute symporter family protein, with translation MTNAIIFTYLFAVLLIGILAGRGISNLSQYAVAGKSFGSMVIFATLSASFIGGGFSMGNAEKVFLFGVVNIVALWGFSLKEILVAAFIAPRMGRYPDAISVGDIMEVHYGKAAKVFSGLFGFILCAGILGAQIGAIGYVTNLFLGIERIWGILLGCGIVITYATVGGMRAVVWTDIVQFVILAVGLPLTLYFGVQYAGGWGHVLNTVPANHLTLPTEPLALVALASLFLTFVFGETLVPPYLQRLLIGRSTRDVARGTLYSGLFSIPFFAVTGLIGLVALVLDPTINPNLALPFVIQQALSPLLQGIVIAAVIAIIMSSADSFLNAAAICCINDVIKPLRKIPIPENREVALARALTLIVGILAVIFAVSIESVLDILIYSYNFWAPIILVPLVMAVTGRKVSQTRFLSGAAAGILALLIWNYVLGAPWGIHGLVVGVLANLTVFVLVDWNGREGV, from the coding sequence ATGACCAACGCCATCATTTTTACGTATTTGTTCGCGGTTCTGCTCATCGGCATCCTGGCCGGGCGGGGGATTTCGAACCTTTCCCAGTATGCCGTGGCCGGGAAGTCCTTTGGTTCGATGGTGATTTTCGCCACCCTGTCCGCCTCATTCATCGGCGGCGGGTTTTCCATGGGCAACGCGGAAAAGGTGTTTTTGTTCGGCGTCGTGAACATCGTGGCCCTGTGGGGCTTCAGCCTGAAGGAAATCCTGGTGGCCGCCTTCATCGCCCCGCGCATGGGCCGCTATCCGGACGCCATTTCCGTGGGCGACATCATGGAGGTCCATTACGGCAAGGCGGCCAAGGTGTTTTCGGGATTGTTCGGCTTCATCCTCTGCGCCGGGATCCTGGGCGCGCAAATCGGGGCCATCGGCTACGTGACCAATCTTTTTCTGGGCATTGAGCGGATATGGGGCATTTTGCTGGGCTGCGGCATCGTGATCACCTACGCCACCGTGGGCGGGATGCGAGCCGTGGTCTGGACGGACATCGTCCAGTTCGTGATCCTGGCCGTGGGGCTGCCTCTGACCCTGTATTTCGGCGTGCAGTATGCCGGCGGGTGGGGCCATGTCCTGAACACCGTGCCCGCGAACCATCTGACCCTGCCCACCGAGCCCCTGGCGTTGGTGGCCCTGGCATCGCTCTTCCTGACTTTCGTGTTCGGCGAAACCCTGGTTCCGCCGTATCTGCAACGGCTGCTCATTGGCCGGAGCACCCGGGACGTGGCCAGGGGCACCTTGTACAGCGGGTTGTTTTCCATTCCGTTCTTCGCGGTCACCGGGCTGATCGGCCTCGTGGCCCTGGTCCTCGATCCCACGATCAACCCGAATCTGGCCTTGCCCTTCGTCATTCAGCAGGCCCTTTCCCCGCTGTTGCAGGGAATCGTCATCGCCGCGGTGATCGCCATCATTATGTCCTCGGCGGACTCCTTCCTCAACGCCGCGGCCATCTGCTGCATCAACGACGTCATCAAACCCCTGCGCAAGATCCCCATCCCCGAGAATCGGGAAGTCGCCCTGGCCCGTGCCCTCACCCTGATCGTGGGGATTCTGGCCGTGATTTTCGCCGTGTCCATTGAAAGCGTTCTGGACATCCTGATCTACTCCTACAACTTCTGGGCCCCGATCATTCTCGTGCCCCTGGTCATGGCCGTAACCGGGCGAAAGGTCAGCCAAACCCGCTTTCTGAGCGGTGCCGCGGCCGGCATCCTGGCCCTGCTGATCTGGAACTACGTCCTGGGCGCTCCCTGGGGCATCCATGGCCTGGTGGTGGGCGTGCTGGCCAACCTGACGGTTTTTGTCCTGGTGGATTGGAACGGCCGGGAAGGGGTATGA
- a CDS encoding GOLPH3/VPS74 family protein: MLTFAEEILLLNLDDKKGSFLSTVPDQALRTALAGALLMELAVLNRIDTDLDALLVVAPDPTGDPLLDEVLHHIHTGEADQPAAFWLNEIAWKIDDLRDRIVQGLVEKGVLKIEDRKVLWVFPQRRYPLLDDREVKEVRARLRDLLLGDDIPEYRDAVLVGLVHSCGMVDILFTDQELPQIMPRLTRLAQLDLIGREVDRAIREIMMAMTAHNIRGVGFY, translated from the coding sequence ATGCTGACATTTGCCGAAGAAATCCTGCTGTTGAACCTGGACGACAAAAAAGGTTCTTTTCTTTCCACTGTCCCGGACCAAGCCCTGCGCACCGCCCTGGCCGGAGCCCTGTTGATGGAGCTGGCCGTGCTGAACCGCATCGACACGGATCTGGACGCCCTGCTTGTGGTCGCCCCTGATCCCACAGGAGATCCCCTGCTGGACGAGGTCCTCCACCACATCCACACGGGAGAGGCCGACCAGCCCGCGGCCTTCTGGCTGAATGAGATCGCCTGGAAGATCGACGACCTGCGGGACCGCATCGTCCAAGGCCTGGTGGAAAAGGGTGTGCTCAAGATCGAGGACCGCAAGGTTCTCTGGGTCTTTCCCCAGCGCCGCTACCCGCTCCTGGACGACCGCGAAGTCAAGGAAGTCCGGGCCCGGCTGCGGGACCTGCTCCTGGGCGACGACATCCCGGAATACCGGGACGCGGTGCTCGTGGGCCTGGTCCACTCCTGCGGCATGGTCGATATCCTGTTTACGGACCAGGAACTGCCCCAGATCATGCCCCGGCTGACCAGACTGGCCCAGCTTGACCTGATCGGCCGAGAAGTGGACCGGGCCATTCGGGAAATCATGATGGCCATGACCGCGCATAATATTCGAGGGGTCGGGTTCTACTAA